TGGCAATCATTTCAGGTGAAGGAAAATAACCTAACCCcatcaataaggtaaaagttagataaaaaaaattagggtgAGGGAAAGGGAACTGGAAATCAAACTCTAATTAATAAGGAGAAAGTTCGATAACTAACTAACTGAGCtacaatttttattaaaatttaaaaagctgaatttgaataatatttaaatattaagatgtgcactaatattaaaatttaaatcgcgcgaattatacaaaattcaaactgtaattacagctaGATGTTTGCCGCAagtcataattaattcaaattatagaTATATTAGCTGattaactaatatatatttgcttatccGCGTAATTTTACATACGATACTAACCGCCACCCAAACAATTTTCATTTTGGGCTCAATAAAATGGGCCCCGTAAACCTTAAACTAATTTTGTGCCACAATCAATTTTGACTGTCCGATATATAAAACTCAAATCTGAGCCGTTCATTTTCTCCGTCGGTTCAAGAAAAGATAACGCTCGATAATAAGACTGTCGTCGTCTTTCTTTTACAGGGTTTTCGATAAGCAGCCAAGAAGAGTTTCAAAGGAATTTCCCCATTtgggtaattttttttaaaacttaatattcgttaattttaatttttctataattgctctaaaattattgatttttaGGGATTCCTTATTTGTATTAGTGAGAAATTGTGGTGGCTATTTGAAAtgctgttttttttttgttgtttgctGTAGgttgaattaatttatttttttggtttgtgggtatttgttgaattttggtTAATACTGGGGGTATATAAAGCTGTGTTTTTTTATAGCATTTTGTCcaattttttggaaattttgttCTGGGTTGGACTAGTTTAAAAGGGTTTCATGTGATTTCTAATAGTGAGAAGTTGTGTAGGATTTTTCCTGTcaacaattaagaaaaaaactGAAGCTTTTGGCCTTGTGCCCTTGAAATTGTTGAATTTGTTTGATTGGGATTTGATTGACTAGGAGTTATGGTTTCTAGATATGTGAATTGTGTTGGTTGTTCTGTCTGCTTTTTTATGTTTTCTTGTTGTTTTCTGGGTAGAAATTTTGATTGTAAAGTCTCGTGATTTCTAAAATTGTGAATTTGTGGTGGTTGTTTTGTCTACTTTTTTGTGTTTTCTTGCTTGTTTTTGGTTAAGAAATTTGATTGTAGAGTCTCATGATTTCTAGAAATGTAAATTTGTGGTGGTTGGTTCTGATCATATTGTctgttttcttgttttttttaaaaatgttttggTGGAGAATTTGCTGAATTGCTATTGATGTGAGGTCTGCTTGCTTTTCTTCATTCGTTGTGGCACACCAATAACTTTTTGGTGTTgtagtaccttttgaaagttcaAGCTATCTCAATTCCGAAAAGAAAGTTATGGTTTAATCATTCTGTGTACATATTGTAAGCTGCTCatttcaacttttgagaaggagaAATTTGCTACTAGGAGTACATTAGAATCTTATTATATGGAAAGATTATGGTTGTTTTACATTTACTTGCTGAaagcttaaaatattttacaaataaagACAAAATATAAACGTCTTAAAAGGGTCTTATTTCTGCACATCCGCCAAAAGATTTTCCAATCAATCCAATCCAAATGTCTCATTCGCTGTCTACGGTGTCTCTGCCGCGTTTCGCCACCATTCTCACGGCGGGGAAGCAGCCACGTCAGAGACCAAACCCTAAAACCCAAAATGGTAAGCACAAGATAACCACCACCAGCACTCCCGGTGTACCGGCGGCTACCATCAAGAAAACAACGTCAGGGTTTAACAGTAGAAACAAAGAACCCACGTGGCAGTGCGTCCAGAACTGTGGTGCCTGCTGTAAACTTGAAAAAGGGCCAAACTTCCCTTCCGCTGAAGAGATTTTCGATGACCCTCGTGATATTGAGGTTTTTTTTCCCATCATTTTGAGTTTAGTTTATGAATATGATGGTTTATGTCACATTTATCATATTTTGTAAGCTACATTTGAATGGACTTAGATCTTTTCATGGCTATTCGTTTTATGTATTATGTTGGTCCTGGGGTTGCTATAGAAGCTGGAAGTTAAAACTTGCCAATTCATTATGAATCGtcataaatatgatatgagcttaaATAAAAGAAGTGGGGACCCTAACTTGTTTGGGACAGAGACCTAGTTGTTGGATGTGTCGGATCCCGTATAACAAGTGAGCTCTTTTACCCTCAAATTCAAACATGTGGACGCAAAATGCTATCCTGCTTTATTGTTACGTAGCAATAGAAGCTTGCTTGTGCTGCTTTGGCTGTGGTTTTTCGCCCTCTTTTTGCTAGAAAGTTGGTGGGCTT
The genomic region above belongs to Solanum dulcamara chromosome 5, daSolDulc1.2, whole genome shotgun sequence and contains:
- the LOC129888883 gene encoding uncharacterized protein LOC129888883; this encodes MSHSLSTVSLPRFATILTAGKQPRQRPNPKTQNGKHKITTTSTPGVPAATIKKTTSGFNSRNKEPTWQCVQNCGACCKLEKGPNFPSAEEIFDDPRDIELFNSLIGSDGWCIHFEKSTRKCSIYADRPYFCRVEPAIFETLYGIEKKKFNKEACSCCIDTIKAVYGSSSKELENFNAAIWSST